In Pseudomonadota bacterium, the genomic window CCTGTATTGTTTTTCCCGGTTTGCGGATCTTCGCTGTAATGCACTACCATAGTGGCCCAGGTCCGGAAATCACCGGATCTTTCATATACCTCTTTATACCATATGACATAGCTTTCCTGATCAACATAGTTTATATGCCGGCCCCAGTTATAATAAGGATCTTTGGGTATCTGTTCTATAACCCATACTTTTCTTGGCACATAGGTAATATTTTGAGGTGCCCATGATATACCTTTCCAGTTGGGGTTTTCATATCCCATCTGAACACTTGGACCGGTGTAGGGAAATACCCTCAGCATACTTCCATCCGGCATTTCTTTACTCGGAAGCATATCAGGGCTTGCAAATGAAGCAAGAATAGTTTTTTCTCCCAAATAAATCCATTTCATGGTTGGAGTTTTTCCTGCCCACATGTAATTTGCATCCATCCATGAATCAGAACCCATATACGGATCAGATCTTGATGTTGAAGTGGTTTGGCGAATCCTTCTAATGGCCGGAACATAGGCATAGCTTGAATTGTCCTTTTCATCCATATAGGTATAAGCCATTGTATTGGTACCTCTTACAGGCATGGGTTCCGTTATATTCTGGAACTCATAGGTTAGAACCTTATCAGGATTATTTTTTATTTCCTGACCCGGCGGACGACCGTTCATGTAAAGGCGGCTGTCAACACCGGCTGCATAACGTTCCTCTCCACTTTTATCAAACCATCTGACTCGGATTTTATCTTTTGAGGCCATAAAACGATATCTCTGAAAATCAAAATTAAATATGATTTTTTCCGCAACCTTGGGATCTTTTAAATCAACATTGGGAAAAGGCATACCATAAAGATGTTCAGGGTATTTGCCGGTGCTTTT contains:
- a CDS encoding DUF1329 domain-containing protein; its protein translation is MKIKKSIFKYIELPTLCLLAILLGFSSSLQAEDLPKTIDKSNCAQYKDIIIPAMYRAIERGDYILTPGKINFQFKHDDKFIAASAKNEGKFTITGKGDLIEKSTGKYPEHLYGMPFPNVDLKDPKVAEKIIFNFDFQRYRFMASKDKIRVRWFDKSGEERYAAGVDSRLYMNGRPPGQEIKNNPDKVLTYEFQNITEPMPVRGTNTMAYTYMDEKDNSSYAYVPAIRRIRQTTSTSRSDPYMGSDSWMDANYMWAGKTPTMKWIYLGEKTILASFASPDMLPSKEMPDGSMLRVFPYTGPSVQMGYENPNWKGISWAPQNITYVPRKVWVIEQIPKDPYYNWGRHINYVDQESYVIWYKEVYERSGDFRTWATMVVHYSEDPQTGKNNTGDRDCSLYIDEKARHATSTNNSADPDAYIYLPESKLNPKFYTVNNFLLLSK